The window ATACATAGATTTGTTGTATAACTTATTCATTTATTACTTATATCAACCAATGGAAAAAGCAACCAAAACATATCATTAGTTATGCTGACTTTTGTACGAACTAACTAAACATACTCATTAGTTATGTGAACTTACCATTTAACCAGCTAACAAGTAGtacaattttcttttaataagtacaattataaaaagacaaaaagtggaatatatttattttttgggATCCCTTGGGGCTTGGACGGTTGACAGGGCCGGGCAAGATTTGGTCACGTGTTGTGTTGTTTAGTTTTGGACACAAAACCAGATATACGCCTTAAATACCTAAAACCCTACCTCCTCAACTACCACTGACCCAATTGAGGAACCCTTCTGTACTGGCAACCACTCCTACTTCAGCTATTCAATGGAGGTGCAGAGACTTCCCATCACCACCAATGTGGCTTTGCACAGAATGATTTGCTCTGTGGTGCTTGAAACTGCTTTAGCTGCTCAAAAATCTCTTCTTTCTCTTCTCTTCATGGTACATTGTTAGCCCTTTAGTCATAGACTATTTCTCTTAATACAAGTTTCAGTGATGGAATCTTGAATTTCTTTTCTTGGATTGTGTCGTTGGAGCTGTTATCTGTCCACATTACACTGCCTGCTTTTGTTTCAAATATGATGTTACAACACTTTCTTTAGAAAAATGGTACTATATGTTGTTGTCTAATGATGTTCTGCTTTGGATATCTCTGGGGATATAAATGTTTGGAGTCAACTTGCTTTATGTTTTTGGTAGTTGCTGCTCCATGACTAGTTTGTAACACCAAGTAGAGCtagaatttaaagtttatgggttccgACTTGCCACCGAATTCATAGCCTGTCTTAGTCATTGGATTCACAAtcaaatatttatacatattaataGATTTCTTAACACAAATATAGGGTCTAAACAAAACTACAGGGTTCATCCGAATACGTACCTGATACTCTAGCTCCACCCTTGTCAATATATAATGTATGATCTTGTCCTGGTGTTTCTTGTTATTACTGTTTTGCTTCCTTTCATAGATAAATAAGTGCTAAATCAGATGCCATTTTTCAGAGTGAGTTTCTATGTTTGTACTCGGACCTTCTTGGAGTGGAGAGGAGGTACTGAAAAATTCTGATCTTCCCTGCTCAATTTATGTTTCTTTTTGTCTGTCTGTTTGAGAGTTTGAGAAGTGTTCATTTGATGCTCAATCACATTATAGGTTTCCTTTTGGTGAGCTTAAAAGAGCTATGGCACCAGATAATGAAACCAAGGATTCAAGTGAAactgaggatgatgatgatgaagacgaaGATGATGAGAACactgatgatgatgacgatgatgatgagtaTTCTGATGAAGgaagtgatgatgatgatgaagatgcttCAGATGGAGATGATGCTGGGGCAAATGGGAATGGAGGGCATGATGATGATTCAGATGATGAAAATGACGATGAGGACGATGAAGaggatgatgatgaggatgacgAGGAAGAAGAGAATCAACCACCATATAAGAAGAAAAAGTGAGATCATACTACATTTTATATGATTCCGAGATTAATTTGGTAGGGTAAAAGATTCTAGTGAAATCTTTACCATTAAGTCAATGTCAATGGTTCTTATCTGTTTCGATGCTATTCAATTGCAAAGTTCTAGCTCTTGGAAATTGACCTAATTTCCAACTTAGTTCTCGGGTAACCCCAGAAAAAGAACTATGCTCTGTCGATAAGAATGACATACAATGGGTTACAACTTACAACAAAAGGTCCAAGTTGCTGCATAAGGAGTTCCTTTAGTTTAAGACTGGTTTTGAATGCCTATAACTTCTATCCTTTCTATTCATGTTGTTTTGAACATATTCATC is drawn from Nicotiana tabacum cultivar K326 chromosome 22, ASM71507v2, whole genome shotgun sequence and contains these coding sequences:
- the LOC107795814 gene encoding uncharacterized protein LOC107795814, with translation MEVQRLPITTNVALHRMICSVVLETALAAQKSLLSLLFMSEFLCLYSDLLGVERRFPFGELKRAMAPDNETKDSSETEDDDDEDEDDENTDDDDDDDEYSDEGSDDDDEDASDGDDAGANGNGGHDDDSDDENDDEDDEEDDDEDDEEEENQPPYKKKK